CCCCTCCGTCGCCCGGATCAGCTCGGACCGGAACAGGGTGCGGAAGGTCTGGGTGGTCAGCAGCCGCTTGCCGGTGAGGAACGGCCTGAACCGGATGTCCGGGTGGGAGAATCCCGGCGAAGTCAGGGTCAGGCCGAACAGGCGGCGCCTCGGCGAGGCGTTCCGGATTTCCAGCACGATCCGGCCGGGAGCGATCCGGCCCGTCGCCGGCGCGCTGGACCTGTCCTGATACTCGAAGGTGAGCGGCTGCGGCGCGGGCGGCGCGTCCTTGGCGACGGTGAATTCGAAGCCGTCGCCGGCATCGAAATCCCACCCCAGCAGGTTTCCCTCCCCGACATCGATCTCGATCCGCTCGACCGCGTGCGGCGGTATGAAACGAACCTCCGGGGTGGCCTGGGCGAAGTGGGCGATCCAGGGCTCTCCGTCCGGCGTCACGCCGTCCAGCGTGACTCGGCATTCGAAGCAGTAATCCCGCGCCGGCAGGCTGTCCGGATCATGGTACCTGATCCGACGGACATTGGCGCACACCGTGAACGTTACGGTGATGTAGTCGTCCAGGACAGCTTCGTAATCGGTGCGGCACAGGGCGCAGCGATAATGCTTTTCGAGCGTGCGCAGGCTGCCGAAGCTCTCGACGATGCAGGCGCACATCGGGCAGACCAGGAGCCAGTCCATCTCGAACAGGCCGAGCGAGGACGCGTGAAGGAACAGGTCGATCGCTTCCGCCTCCGCGACGCCCCGTTCGGCGGCGAAGGCCAGAGGGTTGATCCGGTAAAGGTCCCGGTCGTCGGCGGTCCGCAGGAAGCCTTCCAGCTTCGACATGACCCGCGGGCTCCAGGTCCGCGCCGTTTCGAGCGTTGCGAGGCGCCTGTCCAGTTCCGCCTCGTCGATCCCCGTCTTCATGGTTTCCCCCGTTCGAATGATCGTTACCGAGGACTCCCTGCCTCCGCAGAGAACAAAACATGAACTTCATTCTACATCACCGGTCCCGATGCACCAGTGCTCAATGGGGGCGGTGACCGGATCTGCTGATCCGGGATCGCGGAGCATGCTCAGGTGCCGGCCGGCGGGGCCTCCTTCATTTTCTGCTTCGCCTGGCGGTATTGTTCCTTGAACGCCGCCTTCAGGGCCTGCTTGCTCATCCGGCCATCCTGCTTGAAATAGGTCTCGGCCGTGTGGCCCACGGCATAGGTCACGGCCGCGCACAGAACCGCGTCCGCCGCCATGGCCGGAATCGTCCCCAGGCCGGTGAGCTTGAGGGCGTCGTTGACGAACTTGCCGCCCGCGAGCAGCAGGCCGGTCGAAAGCCCCATTCCCCTCAGGATCTGAAACAGCAATCCCTTGGCCTTGTCCTTGTCCCACAGATGGCCATAGGCCCGGCCGATGAACGTGATCATCGTCATGTTGATCATCACGAGTGCCACCCAGGAGACGGCGGGCCATGCGCCCCAGAAGGCGGCCTGCGCGGTCGCGTGGTTGATGATCGTCCCGGCCCGTTCCTCCGGCGTCCGGGTATCGTCGTCAGCTTCCTCGAAGCTCTTGTCGATCTCCTCGGGTTTGGGTTCGGGTTCGGGCGGTTTCTCCGTGGCCATCACGCTCCCTCGCCCCTTGCGGATGCCGGCTTGCGGTCGCCTGTCTCCTCGGCCACTTCGCTGACCGCCTCGGCCAGGGTTTCGAGCACGTCGGCGAGCTGGCCGGGCGGCAATTCCTCGGCCTCCATTCCGGCGGCCTCCAGCATGCGGACCACTTCGTCGGGGTCGAGATTCCGGGTCAGGATCTCGAGGTGATCGCCGTCGAGCGATGCCAAGGCCTCGCTCACGGCATCGCCGGCAACGCCGAAATGGCCTCGCAGGGTTTCGACCAGTTGGTCGAATTCGATCATCGCTGTCTCCTACTCATGGTCGGCAAGTGTTCCGGCCAAGACATCTGTTTCCATGCGTTGGGCCGTGGCCCGACGCATCGCGGAACTTGAGGTGCCCCCCGGGCGCTCCCGAGAAAAGGATAGGGGCTGTACCAAGGTCGGTTGAAACAACATCAGGTTCAGCATGTTGGCATGAGGAGCGATCGTAAATTATCCGGTGACCCATGACGGACCTTTTGCAGCCCGCCACGGCGGACGCCCCTTTCGATTGGCATTTTCCGGTTCGTCCGGATTGGCATGACGGGACGGACACGCTTTCCCGTCCCGCGGATGACGGATATGCGCGATGCTGGCAGGCGATCCTGGCGGATCTGCTGGACCAGGCGCTGACGGTGGACACCTTCATCGAGACGGCCCGGCAGGCCTTCGGCGAGGACTGCACCGTGGTCGCGCCCGGCGAAGGCATCTCGATGCAGCAATTCGTGCCGCCCCGGCGGATCATCATCACGAACATGGCCGATGACATGGTCACGGGAGCCGCCTGCTATTAGCCGGCCCGCCCGCCCCGGACGGGAGACCTGACCGGGGCCGGCAGCCGGCGTGAGATCAGGGCTGGCCGGCGGTCCCGCCGACCTCGTTCGCCGGAGTCTGCATGTCCGAGGCCACGGGACCGCCCTCGCCGGCCGTGCCGGAAAGCTTGGCGGCGATCTCCGCGACGTGCCGTCCCTGGAATCGCGCTCCATCCAGCTCGTTTTGGCTGGGCTGGCGCGAGCCGTCGCCGCCGGCCAGGGTGCTGGCGCCGTAGGGCGTTCCGCCGCTGACCTCGTCCAGGCGGGTCTGTCCGGGGTAGCTGTAGGGCAGTCCCACGATGATCATGCCGTGGTGCATCAGGTTCGTGATGATCGAGAACAGGGTGGTTTCCTGCCCGCCATGCTGGGAGGCGGTGCTGGTGAAAGCGCTGCCTACCTTGCCGACCAACGCCCCCTTGACCCAAAGGCCGCCCGTCTGGTCCCAGAAGTTCGCCATCTGGGACGTGATGCGGCCATAGCGGGTGGGCGAGCCAACGATGATGGCGTCGTAATCGCCGAGTTCGCTCGGGCTGGCGATGGGAGCCGCCTGGTCCAGCTTCATGTGGGCGTTGCGGGCGACGTCCTCGGGGACGAGTTCCGGCACCCGCTTGACCGCGACCTCCGACCCCGGCACCGACCGGGCTCCCTCGGCGATGGCGTTCGCCATCTGCTCGATATGACCATAGCTCGAATAATACAGCACCAGCACTTTCGGCATCGACCAACATCCTCTCGAAGACAACGGAGACCGTCCGGCGCCGATCAGGGGCGACGCCGGCCTGCCGTGACAACCGCCGCTGTTTCTCTTTGTTCCTGATCGGGCACCGGGACGAAGACACCCCGAAAGGCCGCCCCGCCGTCGAGACCATGCCGGACGCGCGTTGTTGAGAAGAACGAGCCTCGCGGCATCTCCCTGGAAGGAAGCGACGGGGGAGAAGAAGCGATAGGGGAGGAAACGATGGAACGCAGGTTTGTCTGGCCGGCTGTCTGCTGCGTTGGTCTTGCCCTTGCCGTGATCGGATTGGTTTGGGCCTTCGGCGATCATGCAGGGGTAAGCCTGACCGCCGGCTGGGCGGCGGCACTTGCCGTCGCCGCCACGATGGCGCTCGGAATCGGTCTGATGGCGGTCATCTTCTATGGCCGGCGAAGCCGGCGCGACCGGGCGGTGGACCGGACGACCCGAAGGGACGATTGACCCGCCGCCGGGCGGGTCTCGTCTTCGTGGAATCGACCGTCAGTAGCGCCCCGGCATGCCGCTGCCGCCGCCCATCTGGTCTCCGCTCCCGCCGTCTTGCCGGGTAGCGCCATAGGCCTTGATCTCGGCGTCGAGCTCCATGCGGCGGCGCCCCTGCGGGGAATCGTCCGGCGCGTCGCGAAGCTGCTGGAACTCCTTCATGGCCTTCTCGAACTCTTCGGTACTGCTGATCGGCATGTCTCGCTCCAATTTCGGGTCTCCCTATCCTCAACAGATATGGCGACGAAACGGCGAGGCGATTTTTTCTCAGCCGTCGATGTAATGCGGTTCCGGACGGTGGTGCAGGTCCTCGTAATGGACCAGGACAGGCTTGCCGAGCGGGACCGGCCGGCCGTCGCGCCAGGTCCATTCCCCCCGGTCGCAATCGGCCGCCCGGACATAGCCGTTGATGTAGAGCCGCCGGTCATGGCCGGACCGGTTGGCGGCCGCCCCATGAATCATGTACGGGTGCCACAGGCCGACGTCGCCCGGCTCCATCGCGAAATCGACCAGCTTGGCGGGGTCGAGGCCGTAGCGCTCCAGCGCCTCCTCCGCGATGCCGGACCCCAGGATGCTCGCCCGCGGCATCAGGTCCAGGTCGCCGAGCAGGTGGCTGCCGGGATAAAGGCGCATGGCTCCGCTCTCGGCGGTATGCGGGTCCACGGCAAGGCCGGTCTGCACGTAGGAGTCGGACAGGTTCCGGTAAGCCTCGCGCGGGCGGCGGAACCGGCTGTCCTGGTGGAAGGCGTAGTCGCCGCCGGCCGCCCCCGGCGGTTTCCAATGCAACTGGTTGATGATCTGCTTGAGATCGCCTCCCAGGAGCGGCTCGATCAGCCGGAGCATGCGATCGTCCTGGCGGAACGCGTTCAGCACCGGATCGCCGTAGGACGGCCACTGCACCATGCGCACGGTATGGCCCAGGTTCCCGTCGTCGGCGACGCGGACATGGAAGTTGCCGTGACGGAAACTGCTGGGATGCTTCAGCCCGGCCTGGAACTGGCGGTCGAAGGCTTCCGACAGCGTCGCCACGTCCCTGGCGGTGAAGACGCCCCGCACGACGACGAACCCGTCACGGCGATAGGCATCCCGAAGCTCGGATGCGGACGGCAGGGGCATGGTCGGCGTCTCCGGTCGAAGGACGGCACTCCCCAATTTCTCGCATTTCATACCGTGCCGTCAATCATCCCGCGTGCATCCTTCCTGCGGTACATCCCAATCGCCGATCGCTCCCGATTGTCCGAGCCCGACATGGGATGCTTCCGCGCTTCGGGAGGTTTCTTGCGGAAACCGCACCCGTCCGGCTTTCGCCCCGGACTCCAGGCACGGGCAAGGAATTAACACTATTGCATCGAAGAATACGACTATACTTCGCGCGGCCGCGAGCATCTACTTTGATGCGGGCGGGAGCCGTCGATACCTGCTCTTCATGATTGCAGACCCATGATCCAGCGATGACGGTTGCCCGGATGCCCACCGAACGGATCGCCCACGCCGGGCTGGCAAGGCTGCCGCCTCACGGTCCCTGCCCGCCACGGCATCGGACACCAGGCGCCGGGACGGTTGGGCATCGCATCCTCCCGGCCTGCGGATAATCAACAAAGACAAGGGAGTTATGAATGTCCAGGGATGGTTTATTCCTGTCGCGCCGCGAGATGCTGATCGGAGCCTCCGCGGCAGGTGTCGTGGGAAGCCTGGCGGGGCCGCTGGGAAGCCCCGCTTTCGCCCGGGCGCCGATGCTCGATACCCAGGCTCCGTATTTCTATCGGTTCAAGGTGGGCGACGCCCAGGGGACCATCGTGTCGGACGGCACCCTGCCGCTGGGCGATCCCCGCAAGAATTTCACCGGCCTCTCCGAAGAGGAGATCCAGCGCCAGCTCCACGATAATTTCCTGCCGAGCGACAACGCCGTGCTGGAGCAGAACGTGCTCGTGCTCAATACCGGCGACAGGCTCGTGCTGTTCGACACCGGCATGGGAAGCCTTCGGCTTTTCGGGCCGACCACGGGCAAGCTGATGAACAGCCTGAAACAGGCCGGTATCGATCCGAAGGATATCGACGCCGTGGTGATGTCGCACGCCCATATCGACCATTGCGGCGGCTGCATGGCCGACGACGGCACGCGAAATTTCCCGAACGCGGAATATTACATCACCCAGGCCGACTACGAGTTCTGGACAGACGAAACCAAGGTGCCGGCCCAGTTCAAGGTCTTCCTGGATACCGCCGTCAAGAACCTCACGCCCAACCGCGACCGGATAAAGTTCATCAAGGACGGCGAGGAGTTCCTGCCCGGCATCCATGCGATCCTGGCCCCGGGTCACACCGTCGGGCACACGATCTTCATGATCAATTCCGGCAACAGCTCACTGTGCTACATCGCGGACCTGGCCCATCACCCGGTCCTGCTGCTGGAAAAACCGCTGACCGAGTTCATGTACGACACCGACCCAAAGCAGTCGGCCCAGTCGCGCATGAAGATGCTGAGCATGCTGGCGGCGAACCGGACCCCTATCCTCGCGTACCATTTCGCGTGGCCGGGCATCGGCCATGTCGCGAAGCAGGGCGATGGTTTCCGCTACCATCCCCAGGGCATGAAAATGGAACTCTGACAGGCGCAATGCCGGCCAAGCCCGTCCTTGGCCGGCCCCTGCCGACCAGCCGAAGGCGTCCGAAGACGGTGGAGCCTGCCGGATCAGAGCAGGAACATGGATTTCTCGACGGCCGCGATCCCGAAGACCTGGATTTCGAAGTCCGCCCGGCCGTCACCGTTCACGTCGCCCTGCACGAGCTTGAAATTCTTGACCTTCGACCATGCCAATGTCCCGGCGGTCCGGCCGAGGGACGCTTCCCCGATGAAGGTGAAGGCCTGGTTTCCTGCTGCGGCCGTTTTGGCGTCGATACCCGTCAGGTCGATGCGATCGACGCCGCGTTCGAAATCGAGGATGCTGTCCCGCTGTCCCCAGCCGGGGGCGCTGTCCCTGGCCGCTTTGAAGACGAACCGGTCGGCTCCGCTGCCGCCGTAGAGCCGGTCCATGCCCGCGCCGCCCGTCAGGACGTCGTTACCCTCGGCGCCCTTGAGAATATCCTTGCCGATGCCGCCATCGAGGATGTCGCTACCGCTGCCTCCGTACAAGTGGTCGTTGCCGTCGCCGCCGAACAGACTGTCGTTGCCGTCCAGGCCGTGCAGCTTGTCGGAACCGTCCCCGCCGCGGATCGTATTGGCCTCCTTGTTTCCCCGGCCGGTCACCCCGGCGGATGCCGTGACGGTGAGGTTCTCCACCGACGAAGGCAAGGTCCAGGAGATCGAGGACAGGACGGTGTCCCGCCCCTCGCCGGCATGCTCTTCGATCCGGTCGCCCGCATTGTCGACCACGAAGGTATCGTCGCCGGAACCGCCGATCATCCGGTCGGCACCGGTCCCGCCGTCGAGAGTATCGTTGCCGCTGCCGCCGGAGAGATGGTCAGCCCCTCCCTTGCCGGACAGGGTGTCGTTCCCCGCGTTGCCGACAAGCACGCCGGGGTCGTCGTCGCTGGTCAGGCGGTCCGCGTAGGGAGAACCGAGCACGTTGTCGATCCCGCTCAGTCGGTCGTCGCCACCGCCGCCGCTGGCCCGGCCGAGGGAGAGATCGACGACCACTCCCGATTTCACCCAGCTGTAGTCCACCAGATCCCGGTCGTAGTCACCTTTGAACACATCGTCCGCGGCGGTCCCGCGGAAGGCGTTGGAAGACGACAGTTCTCCATTGTCGTATCCGGAGCGGTCGAAGTTGAGGCCCACCTCCCCCGCCGACACGAAGCCGGCGGTCCCCACCTTGATCGACCCGGAATAGGGGTGGTTCGGAAAGGTTATGGTGTCGCCCTTGCGAACCGCGCCGTCCAGCCAGGCCGAGGGATAGACCGAATTGTACTCGGCTCTCTGGCCGGGCTGCTCGGTGACCAGCACGTTCTTGAAGGAGATCGGATACTTTTGGTCGCCGGGCTGTGAAAAGTAATACAACCAGGATTTCGCGTCGCCGCCCGGCAGCTTCCGCATCTCGACGTTTTCGAGGGTCACGGAGCCGATCGGATCCCTGGGCTGCAGGAACAGGCCCTGGTAGGTCGTCGTACCGGTGACATTGTAGAACTTGAGATCCCCGACCGGCCCCTGTGGTTGGAAAACGTCGCCGTGGACCCCGTAATAGCTGCCCTTCACGTTTTCGATCAGGGAGTTCTGCAGGGTGAAGTCCGCCCGCTTGCCGGCGGCGCTGTAGAAATTGATCGCGTCCTTCCCCCCGGCGTACCGATGGTCGATATGCACGCCCTCGACATGGACCGACCCGTTCACCTTGGTGAAGTTGAGGGTGCCGGCCGCGGAGCTGTGCGATTTCGGTTCGAACTTGCCGCCGATCAGGACGATATTGTTCCCGCCGGTCGTCTGCAGCCGATCCAGCGTCCTTACCTCGTCCGAAGCGATGAACAGGACGTCTTCGTCGCTATCGAAGGTCCACACGGTTCTTGACCCTGTCTTGCTCAGATCAATCACAGTGTGGTTCGGCTTGAGGACAGGAGCATCCCAACGTTTCGCCGGACTTTGAGACATGCTGAACACCTGAAACAGAATAAATGGTTCCGTCAGGTTGCGTTCTACGGGTTAACAATACCTCTATCGATTTTTCTATTAACCATAATACCGCTGTGTACATCGGCAAGGGCCTCTAACACTGGCGCTGACGATGCATGGTTTCAATCAATCCTTATAAAATACCGCCTTTTGCGGCGAGTAGTCAGCGGAGATCGGAATTCCGAGTGTCGTGGGATCGGCGGCGGGGTATGCTGACGCAGAAAGGCCCCGCGCTTTGGGAAGCGCGGGGCAGTGCGAGGTTTGAGCGCGGTACCGCATCGCGCCGCCAGCACCATCCGACAGGAGTTGCTAACAGTTTGTTAACCATAATTATGCGGAATTTTATCATTTTTTTGTAGCCGGCTTCTCACACGGACAGGCCTATAAGGATATGGTCCAGAGCGTCCTACCGATCCGGCATTTACAGGGGTGAATGGTGTGGAAATCGAAGAGCGTACTGAAGATATGTTGTTGTTCGCCTACGTGGATGGCGAATTGGACGAGGATCAGCGGCAGCTGGTCGAGGAATTGATCGCCAAGGATCCGGATGTGAGCAATCGGATCTTGCAGATCCGCGAGCTGAGCAGGCTGATCAAGGCCGCATATGACGAAGACGGCGACGAACCCGTCTGAGCGGCAGCGCCGCCAATCCCTTACCAACCAGATAGCGTCCCTTACAAATCCAGTTTCCGTATCAGGGTCAACCGGGCACGAAGCAGGCGATCCTTGACCGTAGAAGCCGAGATGCCAAGTTTTTGGGCGGCATCCTGATAACTCATGCCCTGTACGCAAACCAGCATGAGAACTTCCCGATCATCGGCAGGCAACGCCCCCACAACCATTCTGACCTGCTGTGATGACGATGGATGGCACTGGTATTTGCTCGGTCTCTCCATCACGTCGCTCATTATTTTCCGTCCAGGGTAGACCAGCGCATAAAACGATTGAACAACAATTCAATCATATTGATACACAGTTATTCCCTGATTTGGAAACATATTTAGAAAGTTTGCCGCTATCTCAAAAGCGTAATCCGATGGAACTTTCCGCGGCATGTTGGCGGTATGCATAAACGCCGTATTGGGCAAGACTCCACGAAGGAGAGCGCACAGCCTTGCCCTATTTTTCCCGCCCCGCGAGGGATCACTTCACGGGCGGGGTCGGCAGGATCGTCAGCTCATGCACATCCACGCCCGGCGGCTGGGAAAGGGCGTAGATGACGCTGCGGGCGATGTCTTCCGGTTGCAGGGCATCGGATTGGGGAGCATCGAAAAAGGGAGTGTTCACCATCCCCGGCTCGATCAGGGTAACCCGGACTCCGCTGCCGCGCAGTTCCTCCCTCAGACCGTATCCGATGGCCGAAACGGCCCATTTGGTCGCCGCGTACATCGACCCGGCCAGGACCCGCCGCCCCGCGACGGACCCGGTGATCACCACATGGCCGCGTGCTTTCCTGACATGCTCCAGCACCGTCCGCAGCGTGTAGGCGACCCCGAGGATGTTGACGTCCACCATCTTCCGCCAACTCTCCGGGGGCGCCCCGGAGAAGCCCCCGGGCTCGCCGCCGGTGCCGGCATTGGCGAAGACGGCGTCGATGCGGCCGAACCGCGAGACGGCGGCGTCCACCATCCGTTGCTGGTCCTGGAAGTCGGTGACGTCGCAAGCCACGGCGCAGGCCCGATCCTCGCCGATCTCCCGGACCAGGGCTTCGAGCTTTTCGGCGGACCGCGCCGCCAGCACGAGAGTCCAGCCGGCTTCGGCGGCGGCGCGCGCCGTCGCGGCGCCGATGCCGCTGGAAGCTCCGGTGATGAGAAGGACCTTGGCATCGGGCATGTGCTTGTCTCCTGCTGTCGCGGCCCCGCCGCACCCCATGGGGCGGGAATGGTGAAACGCGCGGGTCCGGAGACCGGTTCCGAAGACCGCTTCCGAAGACCGCTTCCGAAGGCATGGGTTATCAGCCCGCCGCCCTGCCTCGCACCCGAAGGCTGGCTTCGGTCGCCCGGCGCACCAGTTCCGCCGTGTCGATCGACGTCAGCCGGCCGTTCCGCTTGAGGATCCGGCCATCGACCATGACCATGTCGATGTCCGCCGGACGGGCGGAATGGACCACGAGATGGGCCATGTCGGTCGCCGGCGCCGTATGGACCCCGCCGGTGCCTATCATGATCAGGTCGGCGCGCTTGCCGGCAGCGAGCGACCCGGTGCGATCCGACAGGCCGAGCGAGC
This Skermanella mucosa DNA region includes the following protein-coding sequences:
- a CDS encoding MBL fold metallo-hydrolase; this encodes MSRDGLFLSRREMLIGASAAGVVGSLAGPLGSPAFARAPMLDTQAPYFYRFKVGDAQGTIVSDGTLPLGDPRKNFTGLSEEEIQRQLHDNFLPSDNAVLEQNVLVLNTGDRLVLFDTGMGSLRLFGPTTGKLMNSLKQAGIDPKDIDAVVMSHAHIDHCGGCMADDGTRNFPNAEYYITQADYEFWTDETKVPAQFKVFLDTAVKNLTPNRDRIKFIKDGEEFLPGIHAILAPGHTVGHTIFMINSGNSSLCYIADLAHHPVLLLEKPLTEFMYDTDPKQSAQSRMKMLSMLAANRTPILAYHFAWPGIGHVAKQGDGFRYHPQGMKMEL
- a CDS encoding phytanoyl-CoA dioxygenase family protein, yielding MPLPSASELRDAYRRDGFVVVRGVFTARDVATLSEAFDRQFQAGLKHPSSFRHGNFHVRVADDGNLGHTVRMVQWPSYGDPVLNAFRQDDRMLRLIEPLLGGDLKQIINQLHWKPPGAAGGDYAFHQDSRFRRPREAYRNLSDSYVQTGLAVDPHTAESGAMRLYPGSHLLGDLDLMPRASILGSGIAEEALERYGLDPAKLVDFAMEPGDVGLWHPYMIHGAAANRSGHDRRLYINGYVRAADCDRGEWTWRDGRPVPLGKPVLVHYEDLHHRPEPHYIDG
- a CDS encoding SDR family oxidoreductase; this translates as MPDAKVLLITGASSGIGAATARAAAEAGWTLVLAARSAEKLEALVREIGEDRACAVACDVTDFQDQQRMVDAAVSRFGRIDAVFANAGTGGEPGGFSGAPPESWRKMVDVNILGVAYTLRTVLEHVRKARGHVVITGSVAGRRVLAGSMYAATKWAVSAIGYGLREELRGSGVRVTLIEPGMVNTPFFDAPQSDALQPEDIARSVIYALSQPPGVDVHELTILPTPPVK
- a CDS encoding adenylate/guanylate cyclase domain-containing protein; the protein is MKTGIDEAELDRRLATLETARTWSPRVMSKLEGFLRTADDRDLYRINPLAFAAERGVAEAEAIDLFLHASSLGLFEMDWLLVCPMCACIVESFGSLRTLEKHYRCALCRTDYEAVLDDYITVTFTVCANVRRIRYHDPDSLPARDYCFECRVTLDGVTPDGEPWIAHFAQATPEVRFIPPHAVERIEIDVGEGNLLGWDFDAGDGFEFTVAKDAPPAPQPLTFEYQDRSSAPATGRIAPGRIVLEIRNASPRRRLFGLTLTSPGFSHPDIRFRPFLTGKRLLTTQTFRTLFRSELIRATEGIGVKDITLLFTDLKSSTALYDRIGDLSAFSLVQQHFDRIQDVTVANGGTVIKTIGDAVMAAFLNPRDAVSAAVAMLDEMDRFNRDHVDRPLILKIGLHKGASIAVTSNNQLDYFGQAVNIAARVQSLAQAEEIYLTGDVHDYPGVGELLEPFAVERRMAQLKGVNLEMPVFRVAGGKRRPGADPWPRQPGSATGSAQCF
- a CDS encoding RNA polymerase sigma factor, translated to MSDVMERPSKYQCHPSSSQQVRMVVGALPADDREVLMLVCVQGMSYQDAAQKLGISASTVKDRLLRARLTLIRKLDL
- a CDS encoding anti-sigma factor family protein encodes the protein MEIEERTEDMLLFAYVDGELDEDQRQLVEELIAKDPDVSNRILQIRELSRLIKAAYDEDGDEPV
- a CDS encoding calcium-binding protein → MWTFDSDEDVLFIASDEVRTLDRLQTTGGNNIVLIGGKFEPKSHSSAAGTLNFTKVNGSVHVEGVHIDHRYAGGKDAINFYSAAGKRADFTLQNSLIENVKGSYYGVHGDVFQPQGPVGDLKFYNVTGTTTYQGLFLQPRDPIGSVTLENVEMRKLPGGDAKSWLYYFSQPGDQKYPISFKNVLVTEQPGQRAEYNSVYPSAWLDGAVRKGDTITFPNHPYSGSIKVGTAGFVSAGEVGLNFDRSGYDNGELSSSNAFRGTAADDVFKGDYDRDLVDYSWVKSGVVVDLSLGRASGGGGDDRLSGIDNVLGSPYADRLTSDDDPGVLVGNAGNDTLSGKGGADHLSGGSGNDTLDGGTGADRMIGGSGDDTFVVDNAGDRIEEHAGEGRDTVLSSISWTLPSSVENLTVTASAGVTGRGNKEANTIRGGDGSDKLHGLDGNDSLFGGDGNDHLYGGSGSDILDGGIGKDILKGAEGNDVLTGGAGMDRLYGGSGADRFVFKAARDSAPGWGQRDSILDFERGVDRIDLTGIDAKTAAAGNQAFTFIGEASLGRTAGTLAWSKVKNFKLVQGDVNGDGRADFEIQVFGIAAVEKSMFLL
- a CDS encoding DUF697 domain-containing protein; translated protein: MATEKPPEPEPKPEEIDKSFEEADDDTRTPEERAGTIINHATAQAAFWGAWPAVSWVALVMINMTMITFIGRAYGHLWDKDKAKGLLFQILRGMGLSTGLLLAGGKFVNDALKLTGLGTIPAMAADAVLCAAVTYAVGHTAETYFKQDGRMSKQALKAAFKEQYRQAKQKMKEAPPAGT
- the wrbA gene encoding NAD(P)H:quinone oxidoreductase, whose product is MPKVLVLYYSSYGHIEQMANAIAEGARSVPGSEVAVKRVPELVPEDVARNAHMKLDQAAPIASPSELGDYDAIIVGSPTRYGRITSQMANFWDQTGGLWVKGALVGKVGSAFTSTASQHGGQETTLFSIITNLMHHGMIIVGLPYSYPGQTRLDEVSGGTPYGASTLAGGDGSRQPSQNELDGARFQGRHVAEIAAKLSGTAGEGGPVASDMQTPANEVGGTAGQP